The following nucleotide sequence is from Flavobacterium sp. N1736.
TGGTCTACTAAATAGCTTAAATTATCAGTTAGTAAATCGGTACAAAATTTAAGGTAATCGCCACGACGTTTTTGGTTAGCAGCTGTTCCGCCTACAACATAATCTGTGTAAGGTCTTTGTCCAGGCAGTTTTGCAGATGGCGCAGTAAGATCCTGACCCCATAATAAAAACTCAATTGCGTGATATCCTACACTTACATTTAATTCATCTTCGTCAAGCGCATTTTCATCTGCCAAAAGTTGTTTGCTTAAAGTAGGAAAATCTGTTGTGTTGTTAATAATTCCCGCATTTGAGCTTCCCTCTACATAATCAATAAAGTTTTCATCCAGCGGCCATGAATTCATCAGTCCTTCAGGACCATTATCGTCTCCGTCAATTGGTCCGTTGGCAAAACGAAATGCTTCGGTAGTACCATAACTTTCTCTTGATGTTTTCCAAGCTGTTTTTGCCGCAGTAAAATTAGCATCTGTTGGAGTAGCAGTAAAAGTATTTATTGCAGTTTCTAAAGCTACGGCATCGTCATAAGCTTTTTTGTAATTAGCATAAACGATGTCTGCATAATTTGCGATAACTTCTTTTTTGGTAACAACTTTTTCTTCATTGTTATTATTGTCATCATTATTGCAGGCAAAGAATGCCATAGCAACAAACAGGATAGCGCCTGCTTTTAAATATAGATTTTTCATTAAGGTTTATTTAGAATCGTTAAACATAGCAAATATATGTAATTCGTTGCTATACTTTATCTAAAGACTATAATATTTTTAGAATTAAGCTAATCTTAAGAATGTAACAATGTAGTGCGCTAAAAATAGTGTTACTTATTTATAATTTTACTCAGGTCAAACATTGGCGCATACATTGAGACCATAATAACGCCCACAAATAATCAAAAATTAATATTCACAAATTAAAAAAGAGGCTTCCCAAAGCCTCTTTTTTTAGTAATGTTTTCCATTTTCTTTACCATTTTCTATTTTCATTTTGGTCTGCATTATCGAGATGTTCATTACATTAATTAATGACTCAAACCGTTTTGTTAGGGAAATTTATTTTATAATTATTGTCATATTTGAAACAAGAACATCGGCGCCGTCGTTGCCACTATAACGCTGAAGATAAAAGTCAACATAATCATTGGTATTTAATTCAATGGAGGCATTAATTGGAAGGGTGATAATGTCACTTGCAGCATTTCCTCTGCCATAAAATTTAAATTGCGGTACTGCTACGCCATTTTTATATAAGTGAACAATATAAGTCCCTGCTGATGGAACCTGAAAATTTACAGCTCCTGAAACCTGAAAGATTCTTTTCTTTTTACCAACATATTTTAACCTGTTATAAGTTGCATCAGTCGAAAATCGAAATAAATTGCTGGATATAGTAGGAATTGATGCTGCATATATTCGTAAGTTGGTACTTGGAGTTCCGGCACTCATATTAAGTGGTATAGCACCGCCTGTTTCTGCATCCATAGAAAAATCGCCGGTTGCATTTGTATCTGCTTCATTCGGAATCCCTGCGGCTCTAACTGTCCAGGAATTACTAAAATTATAGCCTGTGTAAGTGGCAGCCGGCGCATATGGTTTAACATAATTTGCAGCTGTAGCACCAGTAAAAACTACAGATTCTAAAACAGCATCACCACTAATGGCAAGACCGGCAGTAGAAACATCGAGACCATATGCTCCGGGACCTACATTAGAGAAACCTCCCTGCTTTTCTATCAGAGTAAAAGTTCCTGTAAATTTTTCGTATGTACCGGCATTATTGACAAACCATGCCTGATTACTCAATAGTAATTGACCTATATTATTGTAGGTTATACCATTTGTATTTCCTGAAAAATTAACAATACTCAAAAAAACTAATCCATAACCTGATATAGTTCCAATATTTGTTGCATTTGCAATGATAGTATCTCTAAGTAAGAATGTTGAGGTAGAGGCTGCGGCATTTAAATTAAAAACAGTTGCGCCCGGTGCTAAAATGGTAACACTTCTAATACTGCCGCCCGTGTTTCCGTCAAAAAGAATTCCTGATGTTTTATAAATAATATCTTCATTGGCATCTAAACCCTGAATATAGGCATTATTGATGTCTATAGGAAAATTAAAAGAGACTGTACCATTAATTTCATACAATGTATTCGAAGTCAAAACATATTTAGCACCGCCGCCGGCAGCAAGTTCTGTGGCAAGTACAACGGCTAAATTATCAGTTGATCTTATACGCTTAAAATTTAATCTTGAAGTTCCGCCGCTATTAATAGCGACCCAGGCCGCCGCACTGTAGTAATAAAATAATTTTAAATCGGTATCATAAACAATCAATCCTTCAGTGGGTGTAACTATAGCGATTCTTTGAGCAGTTGTCATACGTGGAGTAAGCATACCCTGAGTAGTAGAAACGATATCTAAAACTGAACTTGCATTTGGTGTAACAGTTCCAATACCAACTTGTGCATTCCCCAGAATTGTTATAAAAAAGAACAGTAACAGCAGTATGGTTTTAGTATTTTTTGGGGTAGATGTAGTTACCATAATTTCTAATATTAATTAATTGAAGATTTGAAATGTTTTTGTGCTAATAGCTTGTAATTAAAGACTAATTGCTATTTGATAAAATTTGAGATAATAATTTTTTGGGTAATTTTTATATTTTCATCTGTAAGGAATGTTGCGATGTACATTCCGGAACTTATTCCCGAAGTTGAAAAAGTATAATTTTGCTCGACTCCTAAATTTTCTTTAGAAATTACTGCTCTTCCAAGAATATCATAGAGCACAAATGATTTTACTATTACATTGTTTGGATTCAACGCTTTTAAGAACTGGTTTTTATTATCCTGAAAAATAAAGAAATCAGTTTTTATCTCATCATTTATTCCTAAGGTTTCATTGGTAAAACTTATTTTAAAGCGTTCCGTATAAGTTCCGGGAGCGACTTCGACTTCGTATGTGCTATTTTTAATATCGTGATAAGACATATTTAGCGAATCGTAGATGTAAATATTTTGCGATTCATCGAAATCTGCAGTTTCAGATATATAGAATTTAAAAACGGTACTTGTAGCCGCTTTTACCGAAAGTGGAATTTTTTTAGAAAAATCCAAAGTAACGCCTTGAATAACATAATTTCCATTTTCAATCCAGAATGACACATCATTAGGCAGATCATCATCCATATTTTTAGCATCAACACCTCTGTCGATGCCGTCAGTTGCATCAGCAACAAAAGCCAGTGCAAGCTGTCTTGTAAACTCTTTGTTTATTATAGTGTTTAATTTTAAATAAATGAGTGCAGAAGGAGGTACGGGAGGACCATCTTCATTATCATTTGATTTTGCACTTAGGTTTCTTGCCGGTTTTTCGAATTGGGATAAACCGCTATTTTCTTTGTAAAATACACGATGAGAATTTTTAAATGTTACGAAACCGTTCGAAGTGCCATTTATCAAAAAACCCTGCCCAATAGGAAGGTATTTTCTTGCTACTACAGGACTTGTTCCTGTTGGAGGATTATTATTTACCGTTCCGTCACCGTTGTATGATCTAAATGTCGCAGCTACATAAACGCCGTTAGATAGCATATCAATAGGAGAATATGCGGCATAACCGCCTCTGTAAGCAGATAGAAAATGAGAGTTAACATTTTTGTCCTGCTGCCAAAAATAAGCGATACCGGTTGCCGAAGTATTTGCAGGATCTAAAAGAAAAGCGTTTAAATGCAGTGCAGACGGATATGGATTACCTGTTAATGTTGCTGCATCATTAGAACCAACAGCCACACTGATATTTCCATCGTTGGGTTTTCCTCTAAAATCATATCTTTGTGCACCAATGCCTGGGTTATTTACAATTCCGGTTCCTTCCGGGTCAGTGTTGTCAGAACCGCTGGTTCCCTTCATTGTAAATCCTTCTCCCGGTGCAATTGCAGAGGTACTTCCCACTTGTACCCACTGCGAATAGTTATTTGCATTTATTAATTTATAAATCCAATGTGATGCAATAGTTAGCGGATT
It contains:
- a CDS encoding imelysin family protein, whose protein sequence is MKNLYLKAGAILFVAMAFFACNNDDNNNNEEKVVTKKEVIANYADIVYANYKKAYDDAVALETAINTFTATPTDANFTAAKTAWKTSRESYGTTEAFRFANGPIDGDDNGPEGLMNSWPLDENFIDYVEGSSNAGIINNTTDFPTLSKQLLADENALDEDELNVSVGYHAIEFLLWGQDLTAPSAKLPGQRPYTDYVVGGTAANQKRRGDYLKFCTDLLTDNLSYLVDQWKVGGVYRTKFLALSENDAIKNIYLGITTLISAELPIERMNTAVENANQEDEHSCFSDNTHRDIALNLQGVINVYQGKYGTIDGPSLEDLVQQADVATYNDTKASLESSTTKVAAILIPFDLAISGGPTSTEGAKVKVAVQQLLNSGANLLAGAVKIGVIVNG
- a CDS encoding T9SS type A sorting domain-containing protein, with the translated sequence MKKTLLLLSLLISFQNFAQVSIGANTPVYVKNQVLYVGKNINLASNSNLYLRNNSQLVQGTTGLTSNTGTGIISIYQEGTSDNFDYNYWCSPVGRNIATSVNNNFGITQLYQPATSTVSSTAVILPIGSYNGSANPLTIASHWIYKLINANNYSQWVQVGSTSAIAPGEGFTMKGTSGSDNTDPEGTGIVNNPGIGAQRYDFRGKPNDGNISVAVGSNDAATLTGNPYPSALHLNAFLLDPANTSATGIAYFWQQDKNVNSHFLSAYRGGYAAYSPIDMLSNGVYVAATFRSYNGDGTVNNNPPTGTSPVVARKYLPIGQGFLINGTSNGFVTFKNSHRVFYKENSGLSQFEKPARNLSAKSNDNEDGPPVPPSALIYLKLNTIINKEFTRQLALAFVADATDGIDRGVDAKNMDDDLPNDVSFWIENGNYVIQGVTLDFSKKIPLSVKAATSTVFKFYISETADFDESQNIYIYDSLNMSYHDIKNSTYEVEVAPGTYTERFKISFTNETLGINDEIKTDFFIFQDNKNQFLKALNPNNVIVKSFVLYDILGRAVISKENLGVEQNYTFSTSGISSGMYIATFLTDENIKITQKIIISNFIK